Proteins from a genomic interval of Streptomyces fodineus:
- a CDS encoding TetR/AcrR family transcriptional regulator → MELPAWEPRRVVAMGAVLPEGVTPAGTRGRILKAGLELFAESGFAGASIRQIAGIVGINSATLYAHYPSKGHVLAALVRIGHEEMLARLTEAAAATRDDSAGRQLAALVRAHVLLHTDYPLLAVVTNSELHALAPELARTSLELREQCRRMLADVLELGVRTGEFSLDDPMLAVTAIGGLGVQVAQWFGPALHRTREQVADQYAQFALRMAGAHR, encoded by the coding sequence GTGGAACTTCCCGCCTGGGAGCCCCGCCGGGTCGTGGCGATGGGCGCCGTCCTGCCCGAGGGGGTGACGCCGGCCGGTACGCGCGGGCGGATCCTGAAGGCGGGCCTGGAACTGTTCGCCGAGTCCGGCTTCGCCGGCGCCTCGATCCGGCAGATCGCGGGCATCGTCGGCATCAACTCCGCGACTCTGTACGCGCACTACCCCTCCAAGGGGCACGTGCTCGCCGCGTTGGTCCGCATCGGCCACGAGGAGATGCTGGCCCGCCTCACCGAGGCCGCAGCCGCCACCCGGGACGACAGCGCCGGCCGGCAGCTGGCCGCCCTGGTCCGCGCCCACGTGCTGCTCCACACCGACTATCCGTTGCTGGCGGTCGTCACCAACAGTGAACTGCACGCCCTCGCCCCCGAGCTGGCCCGGACTTCGCTCGAACTGCGCGAGCAGTGCCGCCGTATGCTCGCCGACGTCCTGGAACTCGGCGTAAGGACGGGCGAGTTCAGCCTCGACGACCCGATGCTGGCGGTGACCGCGATCGGCGGCCTCGGAGTGCAGGTCGCCCAGTGGTTCGGACCCGCCCTCCACCGCACCCGTGAACAAGTCGCCGACCAGTACGCGCAGTTCGCGCTGCGCATGGCCGGCGCCCACCGCTGA